One segment of Mesoplodon densirostris isolate mMesDen1 chromosome 6, mMesDen1 primary haplotype, whole genome shotgun sequence DNA contains the following:
- the RPS6 gene encoding small ribosomal subunit protein eS6, whose product MKLNISFPATGCQKLIEVDDERKLRTFYEKRMATEVAADALGEEWKGYVVRISGGNDKQGFPMKQGVLTHGRVRLLLSKGHSCYRPRRTGERKRKSVRGCIVDANLSVLNLVIVKKGEKDIPGLTDTTVPRRLGPKRASRIRKLFNLSKEDDVRQYVVRKPLNKEGKKPRTKAPKIQRLVTPRVLQHKRRRIALKKQRTKKNKEEAAEYAKLLAKRMKEAKEKRQEQIAKRRRLSSLRASTSKSESSQK is encoded by the exons ATGAAG CTGAACATCTCTTTCCCGGCCACTGGCTGCCAGAAACTCATTGAAGTGGACGATGAACGAAAACTTCGTACCTTTTATGAGAAGCGTATGGCCACAGAAGTTGCTGCTGACGCTCTGGGTGAAGAATGGAAG GGTTATGTGGTCCGAATCAGTGGTGGGAACGACAAACAGGGTTTCCCCATGAAGCAGGGTGTCTTGACCCATGGCCGAGTCCGCCTGCTACTGAGTAAGGGGCATTCCTGTTACAGACCAAGGAGGACTGGAGAAAGAAAGCGCAAATCTGTACGGGGTTGCATTGTGGATGCCAATCTGAGCGTTCTCAATTTGGTCATTGTAAAAAAAG GGGAGAAGGATATTCCTGGACTCACTGATACTACTGTGCCTCGTCGCCTGGGGCCCAAAAGAGCTAGCAGAATCCGCAAACTTTTCAATCTCTCTAAAGAAGATGATGTCCGCCAGTATGTTGTGAGAAAGCCCCTAAATAAAGAAG GTAAGAAACCTAGGACCAAAGCACCCAAGATTCAGCGTCTTGTTACCCCACGAGTTCTGCAACACAAACGTCGGCGAATTGCTCTGAAGAAACAGCGTActaagaaaaacaaggaagaggCTGCAGAATATGCTAAACTTTTGGCCAAGAGAATGAAG gaGGCCAAAGAAAAACGCCAGGAACAGATTGCCAAGAGACGGAGGCTGTCCTCTCTGAGAGCTTCTACTTCTAAGTCTGAGTCCAGTCAAAAATGA